A section of the Candidatus Thorarchaeota archaeon genome encodes:
- a CDS encoding DUF86 domain-containing protein, translating into MKLDKIRLARYRTKTSFILANLNEIQQSLPIQEPQIILRGIYYNLFTAIESAMDIAAMLVKDLGRVPGGDRQNVATLTKIGIISNDLEQSLLQCNGLRNILVHRYNGVDNERVIKSIPEVDMTLREFVECVENALNQQR; encoded by the coding sequence GTGAAGTTAGATAAAATTCGGCTCGCAAGATATAGAACGAAGACATCTTTCATTTTAGCAAACCTAAATGAGATTCAACAATCACTTCCAATACAAGAACCACAGATCATACTTCGCGGAATCTATTACAATTTATTCACGGCGATTGAGAGCGCTATGGATATTGCGGCTATGCTGGTCAAAGACTTGGGCCGTGTACCAGGGGGAGATAGGCAAAACGTTGCAACATTGACCAAGATAGGAATTATCAGTAATGATCTTGAACAATCTCTCCTTCAGTGTAATGGATTACGTAACATTTTAGTCCATCGATATAATGGAGTTGATAATGAAAGAGTAATTAAATCAATTCCTGAAGTCGATATGACACTTAGAGAATTTGTGGAATGTGTGGAGAATGCACTCAATCAACAGAGATAA
- a CDS encoding nucleotidyltransferase domain-containing protein yields MHSINRDKIREDLSFLSTKEVLLYGSIVTGGYGPKSDIDVVIITRTTDPDTHFRTRIEALANAPQKYDIHILEALPIIVIADILNKYEVLFGNPLEIGEYLYYYRKVWEDYKHRLEIPTLEEIKEAFE; encoded by the coding sequence ATGCACTCAATCAACAGAGATAAGATCAGAGAGGACCTGTCATTTCTTTCGACTAAAGAGGTTCTTCTCTACGGATCTATCGTGACGGGAGGATACGGTCCAAAGTCAGACATTGACGTTGTAATCATCACCAGAACTACAGACCCGGACACTCACTTCAGAACCAGAATTGAGGCATTGGCTAATGCTCCACAAAAGTATGACATTCACATCCTTGAGGCTCTGCCAATCATAGTGATCGCAGATATTCTCAATAAGTACGAAGTACTCTTTGGCAATCCCCTCGAGATTGGGGAATATCTATATTATTATCGTAAGGTCTGGGAGGACTACAAGCACAGGCTTGAGATTCCGACACTTGAAGAGATCAAAGAAGCATTCGAGTAA
- a CDS encoding PadR family transcriptional regulator gives MSPTRKVTPPQNQPDRKSLAPIPLVRALLLTLILAEPGATGYDLMKRITEFTDGRVALKTGTAYSELRRLERLGFVRTNQETGGRQKRAYKITAAGKRELQELVQQIDFRISRILMPLMDLAKSKL, from the coding sequence ATGAGCCCCACACGCAAAGTCACTCCTCCTCAAAACCAACCAGATCGCAAATCACTGGCTCCCATTCCCCTCGTGCGTGCTCTGTTGCTGACCCTCATTCTTGCAGAACCCGGTGCGACAGGATATGACCTGATGAAACGGATCACTGAGTTTACAGATGGGCGTGTGGCGTTGAAGACCGGAACCGCTTACTCTGAGCTTCGAAGGCTTGAACGGCTGGGTTTCGTCCGGACGAATCAAGAGACTGGTGGCCGTCAGAAACGAGCCTATAAGATCACAGCGGCCGGGAAGAGAGAACTTCAGGAATTGGTCCAGCAGATCGATTTTCGGATCAGTCGAATCCTGATGCCCCTGATGGATCTTGCCAAGAGTAAATTATAA
- a CDS encoding CopD family protein — translation MANILLLTLVSFLHDLFTAIWIGGMITLGLTVLPTTRKVLGKSPETQKLADAIRERLSKVTYVAFIVLIATGVLMSNSSPLFEGFFTFTNEYSTLLAVKHIIVAVMIIIAILRSIVVPKMNMPGPKRLKLMMVLLFTNIILGCGIIFISGYLSAAVRISLLPAH, via the coding sequence ATGGCGAACATACTATTACTGACGCTTGTCAGTTTTCTGCACGATCTCTTCACCGCCATCTGGATCGGTGGGATGATCACCCTTGGTCTGACGGTTCTTCCGACAACTCGAAAAGTTCTTGGAAAGAGTCCCGAGACCCAGAAGTTGGCAGATGCGATCCGTGAGCGATTGAGCAAGGTGACATATGTGGCCTTTATCGTGCTCATTGCGACAGGTGTGTTGATGAGCAACAGTTCTCCTCTCTTCGAGGGCTTCTTTACCTTCACGAACGAGTATTCAACACTCCTCGCAGTCAAGCACATCATTGTGGCTGTGATGATCATCATTGCGATATTGCGGAGCATAGTCGTACCTAAGATGAACATGCCCGGGCCGAAGCGGCTCAAATTGATGATGGTCCTACTCTTTACCAATATCATCCTCGGTTGTGGAATCATCTTCATCAGTGGCTATCTCTCGGCTGCTGTGAGGATCTCCCTGCTGCCAGCTCATTAG